A genomic window from Candidatus Bathyarchaeota archaeon includes:
- the eif1A gene encoding translation initiation factor eIF-1A: MEKECRGNIVGNKRVKRDDYNAIKIPEANDVLGVVKQMLGGDRMMVSCQDGRLRLCRIRGKMKRRMWIRLGDIVLVSPWDFQTDERGDVIWRYKRNQVDWLRRKGYLKV; the protein is encoded by the coding sequence ATGGAAAAGGAATGTAGAGGGAATATCGTGGGCAACAAGAGAGTAAAACGCGACGACTACAACGCAATCAAGATACCTGAAGCTAACGACGTACTCGGAGTCGTCAAACAAATGTTAGGTGGCGACCGAATGATGGTTAGCTGCCAGGATGGCCGTCTACGCCTCTGCAGGATTCGCGGCAAAATGAAACGCCGGATGTGGATACGTTTAGGAGACATTGTTTTAGTTTCTCCTTGGGATTTCCAAACTGACGAACGTGGCGATGTAATCTGGCGATATAAACGAAATCAGGTTGACTGGCTGCGAAGAAAAGGTTACCTGAAAGTTTGA
- a CDS encoding ABC transporter ATP-binding protein — protein MANNNDNQVFSIQTINLTKRFAKKKHKGVLGFLKKNQLGAGKKESNNVTVALNGINLKIRPGELFGLLGPNGSGKTTTIKCLSTILIPDNGTARVNGFDVLKETSQVRASLGMVVGGERTLYWKLTARDNLLFFASLYKMKRSYAKKRVDELLETFELSDRADERLEDYSTGMRQKVTIARALLHDPPILLLDEPTLGLDPGFSRQLRKQIKELSEQQGKTVLLTTHYMDEADQLCDRVAFINQGNIVAVDTPDKLKAMVKEREIVEVTVYSPPADIEDYLGSLLPDSEVVKLVVGNESCPSRIKVIGGTAEEHIGIIIDALRAKNVRIGGLNVGVPTLEDVFIKLTGAKLSEAKCNK, from the coding sequence TTGGCTAATAACAACGACAACCAAGTTTTCAGCATCCAGACAATCAATCTGACTAAGAGATTTGCGAAGAAAAAACACAAAGGTGTTCTTGGATTTTTAAAGAAAAACCAGTTAGGCGCAGGGAAAAAAGAAAGCAATAACGTCACAGTTGCATTAAACGGGATTAACCTTAAAATTCGTCCAGGCGAATTGTTTGGCCTTTTAGGTCCAAATGGTTCAGGGAAAACTACTACAATAAAGTGTTTATCGACTATTTTGATCCCAGATAATGGCACAGCTAGGGTCAACGGTTTTGATGTTCTAAAAGAAACGTCTCAGGTTCGGGCAAGCCTGGGGATGGTCGTTGGGGGAGAACGTACATTGTATTGGAAGCTTACAGCACGGGATAATTTGTTGTTTTTTGCTTCCCTGTACAAAATGAAAAGGAGTTACGCTAAAAAACGTGTCGACGAGCTTTTAGAAACTTTTGAATTGTCTGACCGAGCAGATGAGCGCCTTGAAGACTATAGCACAGGCATGAGACAAAAGGTCACTATTGCCCGAGCGTTGTTGCATGATCCTCCGATTTTGTTATTGGATGAGCCTACCTTGGGTTTGGATCCAGGTTTTTCTCGGCAGCTACGCAAACAGATTAAAGAACTTTCAGAACAGCAAGGAAAAACTGTGCTTTTGACTACCCATTACATGGACGAAGCTGATCAACTGTGTGACCGTGTAGCATTCATTAATCAGGGAAACATCGTCGCAGTTGATACTCCGGATAAGCTCAAAGCAATGGTGAAAGAAAGAGAAATTGTGGAAGTAACAGTTTACAGTCCCCCTGCGGATATTGAAGATTATCTCGGTTCGTTGTTGCCTGATTCAGAAGTTGTTAAACTAGTTGTCGGCAACGAAAGTTGTCCTTCCAGAATCAAGGTAATTGGAGGAACAGCCGAAGAGCATATTGGAATAATCATTGATGCCCTCCGGGCGAAGAATGTTCGCATAGGGGGATTGAATGTTGGGGTACCTACGTTAGAAGATGTTTTTATCAAGCTAACAGGAGCAAAGCTTTCGGAGGCAAAATGCAATAAATGA
- a CDS encoding NUDIX domain-containing protein: MEPVNVVVGIIVKGDRFLVERRRIDKKIDPGIICLPAGHVEPNEDLEDALKREMMEELGIQVKEMSFVCKNYYVASNGEKQHAYCYKITDYEGEPQSNEAEEIFWEDNLNNMTLDIDKETIKKMQHAKKE; the protein is encoded by the coding sequence TTGGAACCTGTAAACGTTGTTGTTGGAATAATCGTTAAGGGAGACAGATTCTTGGTTGAGCGGCGCAGAATAGACAAAAAAATTGATCCTGGAATTATCTGTTTGCCTGCAGGTCATGTTGAACCTAATGAAGATTTAGAAGATGCTTTGAAACGAGAAATGATGGAAGAATTAGGTATCCAAGTAAAAGAGATGAGCTTTGTTTGCAAAAACTATTACGTTGCAAGTAATGGCGAAAAACAACATGCATATTGTTACAAAATCACAGATTACGAAGGGGAACCTCAAAGCAACGAAGCTGAAGAAATTTTCTGGGAAGATAACCTCAATAACATGACTCTAGATATTGACAAAGAAACAATCAAAAAAATGCAACATGCGAAAAAAGAATAG
- a CDS encoding prepilin peptidase, producing the protein MNQIFDGARIILCLTFLIYASWSDYKTREVSNKVWVIFGPLALLLTGLQILLFSSQPFQMVTFYVLSFAITSGLAIAIFYVGGFGGADAKALMCIALALPVYPTNLLGPSAGFVSPLFPITIFSNSVLLGALSVFFAIFRNIIWTTRNNEKMFEGLKKESFGRKILALISGYKIKLSKLETSHMFPLEDVEINEAGEKTRKLLVFPDYDEREDIISRLKESMSDGWVWATPGLPLLIFITAGLIIALTYGDIVWYLLGAFLF; encoded by the coding sequence GTGAACCAAATATTTGATGGTGCCCGAATTATTTTATGCCTTACTTTTCTAATATATGCCTCGTGGAGTGACTACAAAACTAGAGAAGTAAGCAACAAAGTTTGGGTCATTTTTGGACCGTTAGCACTTTTGTTAACTGGTTTACAAATTTTATTGTTCTCTTCCCAACCTTTTCAAATGGTGACCTTTTATGTCCTATCTTTTGCTATAACCTCTGGATTGGCTATTGCAATATTTTATGTTGGAGGCTTTGGAGGTGCAGACGCAAAAGCTTTGATGTGCATTGCATTAGCGTTGCCTGTTTATCCAACCAATCTTTTAGGTCCTTCAGCGGGTTTTGTTTCCCCACTGTTTCCTATAACAATCTTTAGCAACAGTGTATTATTGGGGGCACTTAGCGTATTTTTTGCAATTTTTCGCAATATCATTTGGACAACCCGAAACAACGAAAAAATGTTTGAAGGGCTAAAAAAAGAGTCTTTTGGAAGAAAAATTCTTGCCTTGATCAGTGGTTACAAAATAAAATTGTCCAAATTAGAAACCAGCCACATGTTTCCCCTTGAAGACGTTGAAATAAATGAAGCTGGAGAAAAAACAAGAAAACTTTTAGTTTTCCCTGATTATGACGAACGAGAAGATATTATCAGTCGACTCAAAGAGAGTATGTCTGACGGCTGGGTGTGGGCAACTCCTGGATTGCCCCTTCTTATTTTTATCACCGCGGGCTTAATTATCGCATTAACTTACGGTGACATCGTCTGGTACCTATTGGGTGCTTTTCTTTTTTAG
- a CDS encoding undecaprenyl-diphosphate phosphatase: MVTIIEAIFLAVIQGLTEWLPVSSSGHLVIAQTFMGLNPPLIFDVMLHFGTLIVVLVMFRNDILAILKALLKRDFNTDDGKLAVHIIVGSVPIAIIGVTFYSEITSLFSNLFAVSIALLITGCVLFISEKRLGYKKMGIFDSVFIGLAQGVAIVPGISRSGLTISFGLLRKIDKTTAFRYSFLLSVPAIVGATAMELKDLVLGTVDLLPVIVGVIVSMLVGYASLKLLQKIVLSEKFHLFAYYCWAVGVVLILFMLL, encoded by the coding sequence ATGGTGACCATAATTGAAGCAATATTTCTTGCTGTTATTCAGGGGTTAACTGAATGGTTGCCTGTTTCTAGTTCTGGCCATCTGGTGATTGCTCAAACTTTTATGGGTTTAAATCCGCCTTTAATTTTTGATGTGATGTTGCATTTTGGCACGTTAATAGTGGTGTTGGTGATGTTCAGAAACGACATTTTGGCTATTCTGAAAGCTTTGCTTAAACGAGATTTTAACACTGATGACGGAAAACTTGCGGTGCACATAATTGTGGGAAGTGTGCCCATCGCAATAATTGGGGTGACCTTTTACAGTGAAATAACCTCATTATTTTCTAACTTGTTTGCAGTAAGCATAGCATTGCTGATTACCGGTTGTGTATTGTTTATTTCAGAAAAACGATTAGGCTACAAAAAAATGGGAATATTCGATTCGGTATTTATTGGTTTGGCACAAGGTGTAGCCATTGTTCCAGGGATATCCCGGAGTGGCTTGACGATATCTTTTGGATTGTTAAGAAAAATTGACAAAACAACGGCTTTTCGGTACTCTTTCTTGTTGTCTGTACCTGCCATCGTTGGAGCAACTGCAATGGAATTAAAAGACTTGGTTTTGGGAACTGTAGATTTGCTTCCAGTCATAGTTGGAGTAATTGTTTCAATGCTGGTTGGTTATGCCTCTTTAAAGTTGCTGCAAAAGATAGTTTTGAGCGAAAAATTTCACTTGTTTGCTTATTATTGTTGGGCTGTTGGGGTTGTTTTGATTTTGTTTATGCTTCTTTAA
- the albA gene encoding DNA-binding protein Alba: protein MSKKTSDSNIIYVGRKPPMNYVLGIVTAFSGAETKDVTVKARGQAITTAVDAVEIARRRFVKEMKVDKITIGTEEMPPREGETNSRMISTIEITLNRS from the coding sequence ATGAGCAAAAAAACTAGCGACTCAAATATTATATATGTAGGTAGAAAACCCCCCATGAATTATGTGCTAGGCATCGTAACCGCATTCAGCGGAGCCGAAACCAAAGACGTGACAGTAAAAGCACGAGGACAAGCAATAACCACAGCAGTTGACGCAGTCGAAATTGCAAGACGCAGATTCGTCAAAGAAATGAAAGTCGACAAAATCACAATCGGAACCGAAGAGATGCCACCACGGGAAGGAGAAACCAACTCAAGGATGATTTCTACAATCGAGATCACCTTGAACCGAAGCTAA
- a CDS encoding PQQ-binding-like beta-propeller repeat protein codes for MKNLNVNSKIATITLVLLLAISAIIVALPAVSAQEQIRTKATVAYIGAMPNPVGVGQPVLLHIGITDYLQSAADGWEDMTVIVTKPDGSVETLGPYRTDSTGGTGDVFVPTMSGIYTLQTHFPEQWAIVTGFFSQYQGNLTYLESYSEELELQVLADPIEYHPGHPKPTFYWDRPIDAQLREWNTISGSWTDNLELLNVYAPYNEGPETAHILWNKELDVFGGLVGGNLGGLSMGTGDAYEGKFPVRYILNGRLYYETGGSRPITKRETVCVDLTTGEEIWRKVFLDNRSISFAQNLYWDGMNYHGGFSYLYANIGSQWNAFDAYTGDWRFTINNIPSGTRLYGPHNEIYILRVNAQNDWMALWSMNDALISTATGYGDGSWGNTIEMKTYDANELSAGWLWNVSIPEDAPGSIVVAGIEDRVILGSSSTKEVTLVGLSLKSGDEGDVLFDETYNAPDYWFDANVTVSGAMGGFVASSLEDGAIVLYIRELREHYGFSTETGRYIWGPTPSEHYLNALEDSPANVRHIAYGKLYSASIGGLVYCYDVLTGDVEWTYQVTDPYSEMLWSNNWWVKPMFITDGKIYVAHTEHSAVDPRPRGAPFVCLDALTGEEIWRIDGAFRTTRWGGRAIIGDSIIVGMDTYDQQIYAIGKGPSALTAQAPSSGVTVGSSAQITGTIMDVSPGTQDISLTTRFPNGVPAISDEDMSAWMLHVYKQFAMPEDIEGVEVILFAIDPSGHYMDISRTISDAYGNWALAFKPEMEGTYQIYATFQGSGAYYGSTTTTYLTVDPAPAVSAPIEPEEPVDVETPVETQEPATSFITTEIAIIAAVAVAAVIGVAAYWFLKRK; via the coding sequence ATGAAAAACTTGAATGTAAATTCAAAAATTGCTACTATCACTTTGGTTCTATTACTCGCTATTTCTGCTATTATCGTCGCTTTGCCTGCTGTATCTGCACAAGAACAAATTCGTACTAAAGCAACAGTTGCATACATTGGTGCAATGCCTAATCCTGTAGGTGTTGGTCAGCCAGTATTGCTGCACATTGGTATTACAGACTATCTTCAATCTGCCGCAGATGGTTGGGAAGATATGACTGTAATCGTGACTAAACCAGATGGCTCAGTTGAAACCCTTGGTCCATACCGAACTGACTCAACCGGTGGAACTGGTGACGTTTTTGTTCCTACAATGTCTGGAATATACACCCTGCAAACTCACTTCCCCGAACAATGGGCTATAGTCACTGGATTTTTCTCACAGTACCAAGGTAACCTAACTTACCTAGAAAGCTACAGTGAAGAACTCGAACTACAAGTACTTGCAGATCCAATCGAATATCACCCCGGACACCCCAAACCAACATTCTATTGGGACCGCCCAATTGATGCACAACTCAGAGAATGGAACACAATTTCAGGAAGCTGGACTGATAATCTTGAACTCCTAAATGTGTATGCACCATACAACGAAGGTCCAGAAACAGCACACATCCTATGGAACAAAGAATTAGATGTCTTCGGTGGACTTGTTGGAGGAAACTTAGGTGGACTCAGTATGGGAACTGGAGATGCATATGAAGGCAAATTCCCAGTAAGATACATCCTGAATGGACGACTTTACTATGAAACTGGCGGTTCACGACCTATAACCAAACGTGAAACCGTTTGTGTTGATCTTACAACTGGTGAAGAAATTTGGCGCAAAGTTTTCCTTGACAATAGGTCAATTTCCTTTGCTCAAAACCTATACTGGGATGGAATGAACTACCACGGTGGATTCTCATATCTGTACGCAAATATTGGAAGCCAATGGAATGCATTTGACGCCTACACTGGCGATTGGAGATTCACTATAAACAACATTCCTTCAGGAACTAGACTATACGGTCCACACAACGAAATCTACATCCTACGTGTCAACGCACAAAACGATTGGATGGCCTTATGGTCCATGAACGACGCCCTCATCAGTACTGCAACTGGTTACGGTGACGGCAGCTGGGGAAACACAATAGAAATGAAAACCTATGATGCAAACGAACTTTCCGCTGGTTGGCTTTGGAACGTTTCAATTCCAGAAGATGCACCAGGCAGCATTGTTGTTGCAGGAATTGAGGACCGTGTAATCTTAGGTTCATCCTCTACTAAAGAAGTTACCCTAGTTGGATTAAGCCTGAAATCTGGTGACGAAGGTGATGTTTTATTCGACGAAACCTATAACGCACCTGACTATTGGTTTGACGCTAACGTAACTGTATCAGGCGCTATGGGTGGTTTTGTTGCCTCAAGTCTTGAAGACGGCGCTATTGTCCTGTATATCCGAGAACTCCGTGAACACTATGGCTTTAGTACTGAAACTGGAAGATACATATGGGGTCCAACTCCATCGGAACACTATCTAAACGCACTTGAAGACTCTCCAGCAAATGTCCGACACATTGCTTATGGTAAACTCTATTCAGCCAGCATTGGTGGATTAGTTTACTGCTATGACGTTCTAACTGGTGATGTTGAATGGACCTACCAAGTAACTGACCCATACTCTGAAATGCTATGGTCAAACAACTGGTGGGTTAAACCAATGTTCATCACTGACGGCAAAATCTACGTAGCCCACACTGAACACTCTGCAGTGGATCCACGACCAAGAGGTGCACCCTTCGTATGCCTTGACGCATTGACTGGTGAAGAAATCTGGAGAATCGATGGAGCTTTCCGTACCACTCGATGGGGAGGACGAGCAATCATCGGTGACAGCATTATAGTTGGAATGGACACTTATGACCAACAAATCTACGCAATTGGCAAAGGTCCAAGTGCACTAACCGCTCAAGCACCCTCTTCTGGTGTAACAGTTGGATCTAGCGCACAAATCACTGGAACTATAATGGACGTTTCTCCAGGAACACAAGACATCTCTTTGACTACAAGATTCCCCAATGGTGTACCCGCAATCTCTGACGAAGACATGAGCGCATGGATGCTACATGTTTACAAACAATTTGCAATGCCCGAAGACATTGAAGGTGTTGAAGTGATCCTATTTGCAATCGATCCTAGCGGTCACTACATGGACATTAGCCGAACTATCAGCGACGCTTACGGAAACTGGGCCTTGGCCTTTAAACCAGAAATGGAAGGCACATACCAAATCTATGCTACCTTTCAAGGCTCTGGCGCATATTATGGCTCAACAACCACAACTTACCTGACCGTTGACCCTGCACCTGCAGTATCAGCACCAATTGAACCAGAAGAACCCGTTGACGTTGAAACACCAGTAGAAACCCAAGAACCCGCAACTTCCTTCATTACAACAGAAATTGCAATCATCGCAGCAGTTGCAGTAGCCGCAGTAATCGGCGTAGCCGCTTACTGGTTCCTAAAACGCAAATAA
- a CDS encoding type II secretion system F family protein, with amino-acid sequence MKRRFSLLPLLKTLEGVSYRLFGGIAPKFLSGVFEFKEHLSKAGIKIYPETYISLMFLIATLTLPVTIVSLVLIYFTQFIPLIFLVPMPVYVMIGFMIVPSSRASERAAALDREMPFAATYVTVMASGGIPPYMSFKRLTEVELLPATRKESRSLIRDVEIFGVDPLSALEQAAKYNPLDIFRDFISGYASTVIIGGDVIHFLETKAQEIFKAGSMKVKAAAERMGMLLETFIIVMVLMSLCFYILFSVESIYSTGMDMGSSVIMYTYVFTPMLSIVFLYLAHGMQPKSPLSEMRPYKAYAISSAVAILVLLLLTGFFGFIETPLQFLANLVDLPIAVSITLIISVVPPAIIHQKIAGKKASMERGISNFLRDLTETRKTGLSPEACIKNLSGRDYGAFSAELRKMSSDIGWGIPMRNVIMAFVKKTKSWMSQIVMFLLLEAVDVGGGTISMIESLARFNNMTQEVEKEKKMSIRPYMIMPYFAAILLVATTLMTLLFTTNTVAMGAEVSTATTNTDYLTLIFTVSVITHCYLIGLVCGKISEESLAAGFKHSALLVVIAIVASKVVPIMLA; translated from the coding sequence ATGAAAAGGAGGTTCTCGCTTCTGCCACTGCTAAAAACACTTGAGGGAGTTTCATATCGCCTTTTCGGTGGAATCGCTCCAAAATTCTTAAGTGGAGTCTTTGAGTTCAAAGAACACCTGTCCAAGGCAGGAATCAAAATCTATCCTGAAACTTACATTTCATTGATGTTTTTGATAGCCACCCTTACCCTGCCTGTGACTATTGTTTCTTTGGTTCTGATTTATTTCACCCAGTTTATTCCCTTAATTTTCCTAGTTCCAATGCCCGTTTACGTCATGATTGGGTTCATGATTGTACCCAGTTCCCGAGCCAGTGAACGTGCTGCTGCTTTGGACCGGGAAATGCCCTTTGCTGCAACTTACGTTACTGTAATGGCGTCAGGCGGTATACCCCCTTACATGAGTTTCAAACGACTAACTGAAGTCGAATTGTTGCCTGCTACCCGAAAAGAATCAAGAAGCTTGATCCGTGACGTAGAAATATTTGGAGTCGACCCCCTTAGTGCCCTTGAACAAGCAGCAAAATATAACCCCTTAGATATTTTCCGGGACTTCATTTCTGGTTATGCTTCAACCGTAATTATCGGTGGAGACGTTATTCACTTCCTTGAAACAAAAGCCCAAGAAATTTTCAAAGCCGGATCAATGAAAGTAAAAGCAGCAGCCGAACGAATGGGAATGCTTCTAGAAACTTTCATAATCGTAATGGTTTTGATGTCCCTTTGTTTCTACATACTCTTCAGTGTAGAATCCATCTACAGCACTGGCATGGACATGGGTTCCAGTGTAATCATGTACACCTACGTTTTCACTCCCATGCTTTCAATTGTGTTCTTGTATCTCGCCCACGGCATGCAACCAAAAAGCCCCCTAAGCGAAATGAGACCATACAAAGCATACGCCATATCTTCAGCAGTTGCCATACTTGTATTGTTGCTGCTCACCGGATTCTTTGGCTTCATAGAAACCCCCTTGCAGTTTTTGGCAAATCTAGTAGATTTACCAATCGCAGTTTCTATCACTTTGATAATTTCAGTGGTGCCTCCTGCTATTATTCATCAAAAAATTGCTGGCAAAAAAGCAAGCATGGAACGGGGTATCTCTAACTTCCTTAGGGACTTGACTGAAACCCGCAAGACTGGTCTTTCCCCTGAAGCTTGTATTAAAAACCTGTCAGGTCGAGACTACGGCGCATTTTCAGCCGAACTCCGTAAGATGTCCTCTGACATCGGATGGGGTATCCCCATGCGAAATGTCATCATGGCTTTCGTAAAGAAAACAAAAAGCTGGATGTCCCAGATAGTCATGTTCCTGCTATTGGAAGCTGTCGACGTAGGTGGAGGTACAATTTCAATGATTGAATCCCTTGCGCGGTTCAACAACATGACCCAAGAAGTCGAAAAAGAAAAGAAAATGAGCATCCGACCCTACATGATAATGCCCTATTTTGCAGCCATACTGCTGGTAGCCACTACTTTGATGACTCTGTTGTTCACTACAAACACAGTTGCAATGGGTGCCGAAGTTTCTACTGCTACCACTAATACTGATTATTTGACTTTGATCTTTACTGTTTCAGTTATTACTCACTGTTACTTGATCGGGCTAGTCTGTGGAAAAATCAGCGAAGAATCCTTAGCAGCTGGGTTCAAGCACTCTGCATTGCTTGTAGTCATCGCCATTGTAGCATCAAAAGTTGTTCCAATAATGCTAGCATAG
- a CDS encoding ABC transporter permease, translating to MISTVYERSPFRSNMYVVWNEFKKNIKFLMAYPVIFVFWAVFPIFWFIPFILQGQAFVGGLESANFGLVAGTTEFVPFIVIGAILNSYVNTLLYGVGESIRREAIQGTLDYVFAAPTNKAFVLIGKALSESVSSTMFAASQLTISVILFGMTITVGVLLPVFLIVILLILGLYGLSLVLAAVSLLYKQSHDVSETIGYVFYVFSPVRYPIESLPSWAQVVGKLIPLTYALIIVRSIMLIGTPLSAMYFEVLMLLIIDAVLILAGFYMFNWMENKTKRSGTISHF from the coding sequence ATGATTTCAACCGTTTATGAACGGTCACCTTTTCGAAGCAATATGTATGTTGTTTGGAACGAGTTCAAAAAAAACATAAAGTTCCTGATGGCATATCCAGTCATTTTTGTGTTTTGGGCAGTTTTTCCAATTTTTTGGTTTATTCCGTTTATTCTTCAGGGACAAGCCTTTGTAGGAGGTTTAGAAAGTGCAAATTTTGGGTTGGTTGCAGGAACTACAGAATTTGTTCCATTCATTGTGATTGGAGCAATTTTGAACAGTTACGTTAACACACTATTGTATGGAGTAGGAGAAAGCATAAGACGGGAAGCCATCCAAGGAACCCTTGATTACGTGTTCGCAGCGCCTACTAACAAGGCCTTTGTGTTAATAGGAAAAGCCCTAAGCGAAAGCGTGTCCAGCACAATGTTTGCAGCAAGCCAACTTACGATTTCTGTGATTTTGTTTGGAATGACCATAACCGTGGGAGTGCTGCTTCCTGTGTTTTTAATAGTTATTCTGTTGATTCTTGGATTATACGGATTGTCGTTAGTGTTGGCAGCGGTTTCCCTTTTGTACAAACAGTCCCATGACGTTTCAGAAACAATCGGATACGTTTTTTACGTATTTTCTCCAGTGCGTTACCCCATCGAGAGCCTGCCAAGTTGGGCACAAGTTGTGGGAAAACTAATTCCGCTTACGTATGCCCTGATTATTGTCCGAAGCATCATGCTCATTGGAACTCCTCTTTCAGCAATGTACTTTGAGGTTTTGATGCTATTAATTATCGACGCAGTTTTGATTCTCGCAGGTTTTTACATGTTTAATTGGATGGAAAACAAAACAAAGAGGTCCGGAACAATCAGCCATTTCTGA
- a CDS encoding type II/IV secretion system ATPase subunit has translation MQRIKSFNERISAALKSPGKIFKKSAKVTATPPSAPPKPLPKGYRIVERYPLYEPFAHAAIAKNPVTGEFKYILDELRLDILEKNIYDRILEILLAEIASPEAEIEDPRQFFVNEAEKIVGKYRISLGWLPDVSWSKILYHAQRNLVGFGRIDALMRDPNIEDISCDGVEKPVYIWHRRYENLETNLIFHDDQEVDDAVVKLVHMAGKHVSSAFPIVDASLPGKHRLAVCYRREVTPFGTAFTIRKFRDDPYSIIDLINLGTLSEKMAAYFWTCLENRASLMVLGGTASGKTTFLNAVACLVKPGSKIITIEETAELNMPHENWVSLIARRSYGLGESLTGEVTLFDLVKTAMRHRPDLIMVGEIRGSEAYTLFQALATGHGGMATMHADSVESAVKRLIQKPMDIAPAYMSLMNIVVSIQRVHLPQSKTGEMTAYRRVLNVNEIADYEDYRETFTWKAAGDVHESNFKTGVMLNQICERRGMSWKELVEQIEQRENVLKWMRGRNIRSYRDVASVIAEYNAKPEEFYEKEVLASATAKNT, from the coding sequence ATGCAGAGGATCAAGAGTTTTAACGAGAGAATATCAGCAGCATTAAAGTCACCTGGCAAGATTTTCAAAAAGTCAGCAAAAGTCACAGCAACTCCTCCTTCCGCTCCACCTAAGCCTTTGCCTAAAGGGTACAGAATTGTTGAACGTTACCCGCTTTACGAACCTTTTGCTCATGCTGCAATTGCAAAAAACCCTGTAACTGGGGAATTTAAATACATTCTAGACGAACTCCGCCTTGACATACTTGAAAAGAATATTTACGACCGAATATTAGAAATTCTTCTAGCTGAAATTGCTTCCCCTGAAGCAGAAATTGAAGACCCAAGACAATTTTTCGTTAATGAAGCTGAAAAAATAGTTGGAAAATACCGAATCAGTCTAGGTTGGTTGCCTGACGTTTCGTGGTCAAAAATTTTGTATCATGCCCAACGAAATCTAGTCGGTTTTGGCAGAATCGACGCATTGATGCGTGACCCTAACATCGAAGATATTTCCTGTGACGGTGTCGAAAAACCCGTATACATATGGCACCGAAGATACGAAAACCTTGAAACAAACCTGATTTTCCATGACGACCAAGAAGTAGACGACGCCGTAGTAAAACTAGTCCACATGGCTGGAAAACACGTCAGTTCAGCTTTCCCAATTGTTGACGCTTCTTTGCCTGGAAAACACCGACTTGCTGTCTGTTACCGCCGGGAAGTAACTCCCTTTGGAACTGCTTTCACTATCCGAAAATTCCGTGACGATCCATATTCAATCATTGACCTGATTAACCTTGGTACCCTTTCTGAAAAGATGGCCGCATATTTCTGGACTTGTCTAGAAAACCGTGCCTCTTTGATGGTTTTGGGGGGAACCGCTTCAGGTAAAACAACTTTCTTGAATGCAGTTGCTTGTCTGGTCAAACCGGGAAGCAAAATCATCACAATTGAAGAAACCGCCGAACTTAACATGCCTCACGAAAACTGGGTATCACTGATTGCTAGGAGAAGTTACGGTCTAGGAGAAAGCTTGACTGGAGAAGTCACTCTTTTCGATTTGGTCAAAACTGCGATGAGGCATCGTCCTGACTTAATCATGGTCGGTGAGATTCGAGGCAGCGAAGCCTATACCCTGTTCCAAGCCTTGGCAACTGGCCACGGTGGTATGGCTACGATGCACGCAGACTCTGTAGAATCTGCTGTAAAACGTTTGATCCAAAAACCAATGGATATCGCACCTGCATACATGTCCTTGATGAATATTGTTGTATCCATTCAACGAGTGCATTTGCCCCAATCAAAGACCGGTGAAATGACCGCGTACCGTCGAGTACTAAATGTTAACGAAATCGCAGACTATGAAGACTATCGAGAAACTTTTACCTGGAAAGCTGCTGGCGACGTTCATGAATCAAATTTCAAAACCGGTGTAATGCTAAACCAAATCTGCGAACGCAGAGGGATGTCCTGGAAAGAATTGGTAGAGCAAATCGAACAACGAGAAAACGTGCTGAAATGGATGCGTGGACGCAATATTCGAAGTTACCGTGATGTTGCATCGGTAATTGCTGAATACAACGCTAAACCTGAAGAATTCTATGAAAAGGAGGTTCTCGCTTCTGCCACTGCTAAAAACACTTGA